One window of the Salminus brasiliensis chromosome 1, fSalBra1.hap2, whole genome shotgun sequence genome contains the following:
- the LOC140562532 gene encoding uncharacterized protein C14orf132, which yields MDLSFMAAQIPVMTGAFMDSSPNDDYSTDHSLFNSSASVHTAAMAAHHQQEEQQPMSRDAIWLWIAITATIGNIVVVGVVYAFTF from the exons ATGGATCTGTCATTCATGGCCGCGCAG aTCCCGGTCATGACGGGGGCCTTCATGGACTCATCCCCCAACGATGACTACAGCACTGACCACTCGCTCTTCAACTCCTCTGCCAGTGTCCACACTGCTGCAATGGCAGCTCACCACCAGCAGGAAGAGCAGCAGCCCATGTCCCGCGATGCCATCTGGCTATGGATTGCCATCACCGCCACCATTGGCAACATTGTGGTGGTGGGCGTGGTCTACGCCTTTACTTTCTGA